In Leisingera sp. NJS204, the DNA window CTCCGGGCGCACCATTGCGCTGACAGCAGAAGGCGAGCAGATGCTTGGTTATGCCCGCAGGATGGTGGCGCTGAATGACGAAGTGATCGGCAGGCTGACAGACCAGGCCTTTGAGGGCGAGGTGCTGCTGGGGGTGCCGCATGACGTGGTGCATCCGGTCATTCCGCAAGTGCTGAAGCGGTTCAATCTCAGCTACCCGCGGGTGAATGTGAACCTCTGCACTTCCAACACCCGCGACTTGAAGACCGAATTCTCGCGCGGTGCCTTCGACCTGATCCTAACCACGGAAAACGGATCAGGCGAGGGCGGTGAGACGATCCACAGCATGCCGTTGCGCTGGGTCGGCGCGCCCGACGGATCGGTCTGGCGGCAGCGTCCGCTGCGGCTCGGCTTCTGCCGCAACTGCAGTTTCCGCCCCGTGGCCACCGCGGCGCTGGATAAGGCGGGTATCGAATGGGAGATGGCGCTCG includes these proteins:
- a CDS encoding LysR family transcriptional regulator — its product is MIRNLDITTLRSFVAVADNGGVTRAAGFLHLTQSAVSMQMKRLEELLGLSLLDRSGRTIALTAEGEQMLGYARRMVALNDEVIGRLTDQAFEGEVLLGVPHDVVHPVIPQVLKRFNLSYPRVNVNLCTSNTRDLKTEFSRGAFDLILTTENGSGEGGETIHSMPLRWVGAPDGSVWRQRPLRLGFCRNCSFRPVATAALDKAGIEWEMALDSDSDRTVEATVSADLAIGVLLEGTQPGYQELVEQGCGLPDLPMQHINLYGAERVRAPYVEELAEFIRQAFQGLWSAPLRAAS